In Porites lutea chromosome 1, jaPorLute2.1, whole genome shotgun sequence, a single genomic region encodes these proteins:
- the LOC140921821 gene encoding uncharacterized protein: MRKQLYLVRVRTQLYLVRVQAARASVSPPWISLDYSTRQRSNMASEKQDITCFVHNVSPVKKSGPTSYFNCHLQTEKDLIGSVCFATEKKETLDAMAAQRSPVKISNFNISNKYGRSDVVINRNTTITSTTADFPYKAQDDVTSIASLSKVAPQQLVSIKGKISHLSATKTIVIQDSPVKKQEGYIVDPSGYIKVIFWGEHVDSVTPQSTYFFNNLRMKVSQNQRYLNTPKQDNLYTIKDAEPFKQTLPEVSDISTTTETIGEILGISSVTKYNCCCSCSKKVTIKGKIAVCDNCKVTQKATSCSVKWTLKIHIQNSKQPLQKLQLQVYQEAVPKLFSICHLIANETTEEEITEAVLNLDTVKVCFDTQTRKLVDIEKIAI, from the exons acaaGACAGAGATCTAATATGGCTTCAG AAAAACAAGACATAACTTGCTTTGTGCATAATGTCTCACCagtaaaaaaatctggaccaacAAGCTACTTTAACTGCCACCTTCAGACAGAGAAAGATCTCATTGGCAGTGTATGCTTTGCAACTGAAAAGAAGGAAACTCTTGATGCAATGGCCGCACAAAGATCACcggttaaaatttcaaattttaacatcAGCAATAAGTATGGACGAAGTGATGTAGTAATAAACAGGAACACAACCATCACTTCAACAACAGCTGATTTTCCATACAAAGCACAAGATGATGTCACATCAATTGCATCCTTGTCAAAAGTAGCACCACAACAGCTAGTGTCAATAAAAGGAAAGATATCACATCTAAGTGCGACCAAAACTATAGTCATCCAAGATTCTCCTGTCAAAAAACAGGAAGGCTATATAGTTGATCCATCTGGTTACATAAAAGTTATTTTCTGGGGTGAGCATGTTGACAGCGTCACACCACAGTCCACCTATTTCTTCAACAACTTGAGAATGAAAGTATCTCAGAATCAAAGATACTTGAACACACCAAAACAAGATAATTTATACACCATCAAGGACGCTGAACCCTTCAAACAAACATTACCTGAAGTCAGTGACAtctcaacaacaacagaaaccaTTGGAGAAATACTAGGAATAAGCAGTGTCACCAAATACAACTGTTGTTGTTCATgttcaaaaaaagttacaatcaaGGGAAAAATTGCAGTCTGCGATAACTGCAAAGTAACACAAAAGGCAACCAGCTGCAGTGTAAAGTGGACACTCAAGATCCATATCCAAAACTCCAAACAACCACTGCAGAAGCTTCAGCTACAGGTTTATCAAGAAGCAGTGCCAAAGTTGTTTTCAATTTGTCACTTAATTGCAAATGAAACAACAGAGGAGGAAATCACAGAGGCTGTCTTAAACCTAGACACAGTTAAAGTATGCTTTGACACGCAAACGCGAAAACTTGTGGACattgaaaaaattgccatttaa